Proteins encoded in a region of the Myxococcales bacterium genome:
- a CDS encoding protein kinase gives MSASAAEETVKSGFSSGNIAIPLPRAFGRLLLLRLLARGGMGDVYLAASTGIEGAERPCVVKTVRRDHIHDGSFLARFLDEARVQAQLNHPGVAQVIEAASDENGEPYTVVEYVEGRSLADVRQRAIQLGSRIEWPEAVAIGVELGQALAHVHERAGSDGTPLGIVHRDLSPQNVMVGYAGELKLIDFGTARGQNRKCHTVAGVVFAKPGYVAPEVARQEVGDGRIDVYAMGVMIWELCAGKRLLAGDPQKHLEEVAQGRFTVPSLPRTRGVPAELDAILQRLVANDPDERYLSASHAAKDLAKLLQSAPAKEGGERSVRSRIASFMKTLWPSEPARSRAEFGKLLKQARHLRSESVTPSSNKVAELQAAHMSDDPSTLAGTPYRLGKKIGEGESGQVFEAEHVELGRKLAVKVLAPTQSAAHDAVERFRREARVVANLKHPNLVHLHDFGKALDGRVFLAMELLDGETLESYARLDSDDHASRGLRTRDAVDVCVQITHALETAHAAGLVHRDLKPQNLFMTRTGIVKLLDFGVAMALSDVEGDEGARPRGFAIFGTPEYMAPEQVAGEPVDERCDIYALGCVLYQLLTGSCPFTGTSGVAIMGKQLRDVPESFAQMAPDRVLPASIEAIVMKALSKSRDDRYPSAKAMREALEAALARTERRRGVGRVLVGLAGIASLAVVFAGGASYARHNGGLAGLFGGSPATARAPAIPEVTVDSLPVAPAPTVGATATTAAAPNAESAALSSPPASTSAAPPPAPPTKPEAAPGAGLAVAEPPPAKPGEEAKAALQDAEEAPPAPTKLLHRATAREPAAEATGELASARQAAAANPHDPQALRAWARAAYVARASREARRAGREWAANDPGPEPRIFLAKVLDASGHGGEAKQILDDWLAKHPDSTEARRLRARLGGGRKPTRR, from the coding sequence ATGAGCGCGAGCGCGGCAGAAGAGACGGTCAAGTCTGGGTTCTCGTCCGGCAACATCGCCATTCCCCTCCCAAGAGCGTTCGGGCGGCTGCTGCTCCTGCGGCTGCTCGCGCGCGGCGGCATGGGTGACGTCTACCTCGCCGCGAGCACGGGAATCGAGGGCGCGGAGCGACCGTGCGTCGTCAAGACCGTGCGACGCGACCACATCCACGACGGCTCGTTCCTCGCGCGGTTCCTCGACGAGGCCCGGGTGCAGGCCCAGCTGAACCACCCGGGCGTCGCCCAGGTGATCGAGGCCGCGAGCGACGAGAACGGCGAGCCCTACACCGTCGTCGAGTACGTCGAGGGTCGCTCGCTCGCCGACGTTCGCCAGCGCGCGATCCAGCTCGGCAGCCGCATCGAGTGGCCCGAGGCCGTCGCGATCGGCGTGGAGCTCGGGCAGGCCTTGGCGCACGTGCACGAGCGCGCCGGCTCCGACGGCACGCCGCTCGGCATCGTTCACCGCGACCTCTCACCTCAGAACGTGATGGTGGGCTACGCAGGCGAGCTGAAGCTCATCGACTTCGGCACCGCGCGCGGCCAGAACCGCAAGTGCCACACGGTCGCGGGCGTGGTCTTCGCGAAGCCCGGCTACGTCGCGCCCGAGGTCGCCCGGCAAGAGGTGGGCGACGGGCGCATCGACGTCTACGCGATGGGCGTCATGATCTGGGAGCTCTGCGCGGGCAAGCGCCTCCTCGCGGGCGATCCGCAGAAGCACCTCGAGGAGGTGGCCCAAGGGCGCTTCACGGTGCCGTCGCTCCCGCGCACGCGCGGCGTCCCCGCCGAGCTCGACGCCATCCTCCAGCGCCTCGTCGCCAACGACCCCGACGAGCGCTACCTGAGCGCGAGCCACGCGGCGAAGGACCTCGCGAAGCTGCTCCAATCGGCCCCCGCCAAGGAGGGCGGCGAGCGGAGCGTTCGCAGCCGCATCGCGAGCTTCATGAAGACCCTCTGGCCGAGCGAGCCGGCGCGCTCGCGGGCCGAGTTCGGCAAGCTGCTCAAGCAGGCCCGCCATCTGCGGTCGGAGAGCGTCACGCCGAGCTCGAACAAGGTCGCGGAGCTCCAAGCCGCGCACATGAGCGACGACCCCTCCACGCTCGCCGGCACGCCGTATCGCCTCGGCAAGAAGATCGGCGAGGGCGAGAGCGGTCAGGTGTTCGAGGCCGAGCACGTCGAGCTCGGGCGCAAGCTCGCGGTGAAGGTGCTGGCCCCGACGCAGTCGGCCGCACATGACGCGGTGGAGCGCTTCCGCCGTGAGGCGCGCGTCGTCGCCAACCTGAAGCACCCGAACCTCGTGCACCTCCACGACTTCGGCAAGGCGCTGGACGGCCGGGTGTTCCTCGCGATGGAGCTGCTCGACGGCGAGACGCTGGAGAGCTACGCGCGGCTCGACTCCGACGACCACGCCAGCCGCGGGCTGCGCACCCGCGACGCGGTAGACGTGTGCGTGCAGATCACCCACGCCCTCGAGACCGCGCACGCCGCGGGGCTCGTCCACCGCGATCTGAAGCCGCAGAACCTCTTCATGACCCGCACCGGCATAGTAAAGCTGCTTGACTTTGGGGTGGCGATGGCCCTCAGCGACGTCGAGGGCGACGAGGGCGCCCGGCCCCGCGGCTTCGCGATCTTCGGCACGCCGGAGTACATGGCGCCGGAGCAGGTCGCCGGCGAGCCGGTCGACGAGCGCTGCGACATCTACGCGCTCGGCTGCGTGCTCTATCAGCTCCTCACCGGCTCCTGCCCATTCACCGGCACGTCCGGCGTGGCCATCATGGGCAAGCAGCTCCGCGACGTGCCCGAGTCGTTCGCGCAGATGGCGCCCGACCGCGTCCTGCCGGCCTCGATCGAGGCGATCGTGATGAAGGCGCTGTCGAAGTCGCGCGACGATCGCTACCCGAGCGCGAAGGCCATGCGCGAGGCGCTCGAGGCCGCGCTCGCCCGCACCGAGCGGCGCCGCGGCGTCGGGCGCGTGCTCGTCGGGCTCGCGGGGATCGCCTCGCTCGCCGTGGTGTTCGCCGGCGGCGCGAGCTACGCGCGCCACAACGGCGGGCTGGCTGGGCTCTTCGGGGGCTCGCCCGCAACGGCGCGCGCGCCCGCGATCCCCGAGGTGACGGTCGACTCGCTGCCGGTGGCGCCCGCCCCCACCGTGGGGGCCACGGCGACCACGGCAGCCGCGCCGAACGCCGAGTCGGCCGCGCTCTCCTCGCCGCCCGCGTCGACCTCCGCGGCGCCGCCGCCCGCGCCGCCGACCAAGCCCGAGGCGGCCCCCGGGGCCGGGCTCGCCGTCGCCGAGCCACCGCCCGCGAAGCCCGGCGAGGAGGCAAAGGCCGCCCTCCAGGACGCCGAGGAGGCGCCCCCCGCGCCGACGAAGCTGCTCCACCGCGCGACCGCCCGGGAGCCCGCGGCGGAAGCGACGGGCGAGCTCGCCTCCGCGCGGCAGGCCGCCGCCGCGAATCCCCACGACCCTCAGGCCCTCCGCGCGTGGGCGCGAGCCGCCTACGTCGCGCGCGCTAGCCGCGAGGCGCGGCGCGCAGGCCGCGAGTGGGCCGCCAACGACCCCGGGCCGGAGCCGCGCATCTTCCTCGCGAAGGTCCTCGACGCGTCGGGACACGGGGGAGAGGCCAAGCAGATCCTGGACGACTGGCTCGCGAAGCACCCCGACTCCACCGAAGCGCGCCGCCTGCGCGCTCGCCTCGGCGGCGGGCGCAAGCCTACGCGGCGCTAA
- the carB gene encoding carbamoyl-phosphate synthase large subunit, translated as MPRRDDLTKILLLGAGPIVIGQACEFDYSGTQGAKALAAAGYEVVLVNSNPATIMTDPELALRTYIEPLDVETLEAILERERPQAVLPTLGGQTALNLALALHARGTLARLGVELLGARPESIAKAEDRQLFKDAMTRVGLTCPRADTARSLEEARAIVATTGYPAILRPSFTMGGSGGGIAYSAAELDEKVAWALAQSPTAEVLVEESVIGWKEFELEVMRDSADNFIVVCSIENLDPMGVHTGDSITCAPAMTLTDREYQRLRDAARTVMTEIGVETGGANVQFAVNPRDGQVHVIEMNPRVSRSSALASKATGYPIAKIAALLAVGYTLPELTNEITKTSAAFEPVVDYVVVKWPRFAFEKFPGADDTLGTQMKSVGEAMSIGRTFAEAFQKAARSLETGREGLDSLLDKADHRALAAPRRPRDLNMEAASDERPSATSLGGALGGDELRAALRAIVRVPRADRIFHVADALRVGISAEELHDLTGIDPWFLGEIRSIVEAEAWLAEGFPDAAGLLRAKRLGFSDRRIGLLAGATEDEVRARREAAGVRPAFLRVDTCAAELAADTPYMYSAYESASDASRSSGKPKVMILGGGPNRIGQGIEFDYCCVHASMAMRDAGFETVMVNCNPETVSTDWDASDRLYFEPLTLEHVLAIWEVERPVGVVVQFGGQTPLKLARALEARGVTLLGTTADAIDRAEERGRFDELLEKLDLRRPKSGVATGLASAVKVAEDIGYPVLVRPSYVLGGRAMALAHSREELDRFVKLAVEAASDAEAKTILVDQYLESAVEVDVDCVADGRRVVIGGVMQHIEEAGVHSGDSASVLPPHSLGPEIELAIEEQTRRLALELGVVGLMNVQFAVKGGEVYVLEVNPRASRTVPFVSKATGRPLAKIAAKVMLGVTLDDQGVADLPAPRHVAVKESVLPFAKFPGVDTILGPEMRSTGEVMGIAGTFARAFGKSMLACGLSIARPSDVPEVFVSVKDADKPLACGLARRLRALGYEIVATRGTAAALERARVPARVVSKVREGSPHALDALSSGRVGLVVNTTVGAGSVRDSYSLRRQAVLQNLPYFTTMAAALAACDALEATSGSGAAPAVRSLQEWGST; from the coding sequence ATGCCGCGCCGCGACGACCTGACGAAGATCCTCCTCTTGGGTGCTGGGCCGATCGTGATCGGCCAGGCGTGCGAGTTCGACTACTCCGGCACGCAGGGCGCGAAGGCGCTCGCTGCCGCCGGGTACGAGGTGGTGCTCGTCAACTCGAACCCCGCCACGATCATGACCGATCCGGAGCTCGCTCTCCGGACGTACATCGAGCCGCTGGACGTGGAGACCCTCGAGGCCATCCTCGAGCGCGAGCGGCCTCAGGCCGTGCTCCCCACGCTCGGGGGCCAGACGGCCCTGAACCTCGCGCTCGCGCTCCACGCGCGCGGCACGCTCGCGAGGCTGGGCGTCGAGCTGCTCGGCGCGCGCCCCGAGTCGATCGCCAAGGCCGAGGACCGCCAGCTCTTCAAAGACGCGATGACCCGCGTTGGGCTCACCTGCCCCCGCGCCGACACCGCGCGGTCGCTCGAGGAGGCCCGGGCCATCGTTGCCACCACCGGCTATCCCGCCATCCTCCGCCCGTCGTTCACGATGGGCGGCAGCGGCGGCGGCATCGCGTACAGCGCGGCCGAGCTCGACGAGAAGGTGGCCTGGGCGCTCGCGCAGTCGCCGACCGCCGAGGTGCTGGTCGAGGAGAGCGTCATCGGCTGGAAGGAGTTCGAGCTCGAGGTCATGCGCGACAGCGCGGACAACTTCATCGTGGTCTGCTCCATCGAGAACCTCGACCCGATGGGCGTGCACACGGGCGACTCCATCACCTGCGCGCCCGCCATGACCCTCACCGACCGCGAGTACCAGCGCCTCCGGGACGCGGCGCGCACGGTGATGACGGAGATCGGCGTCGAGACGGGCGGCGCGAACGTGCAGTTCGCCGTGAACCCGCGCGACGGTCAGGTCCACGTGATCGAGATGAACCCGCGCGTCTCGCGCTCGTCGGCGCTCGCGTCCAAGGCCACCGGCTACCCGATCGCGAAGATCGCGGCGCTCCTCGCCGTGGGGTACACGCTCCCCGAGCTCACGAACGAGATCACCAAGACGAGCGCCGCGTTCGAGCCAGTTGTCGATTATGTCGTGGTAAAATGGCCTCGGTTCGCCTTCGAGAAGTTCCCCGGCGCCGACGACACGCTCGGCACCCAGATGAAGAGCGTGGGCGAGGCGATGAGCATAGGCCGGACCTTCGCGGAGGCCTTCCAGAAGGCCGCGCGCTCGCTCGAGACCGGGCGCGAGGGGCTCGACTCGCTGCTCGACAAGGCCGACCACCGCGCGCTCGCGGCGCCGCGCCGCCCGAGGGATCTGAACATGGAGGCGGCGTCCGACGAACGCCCGAGCGCCACGAGCTTGGGCGGCGCGCTCGGTGGCGACGAGCTCCGCGCGGCGCTCCGCGCGATCGTCCGCGTGCCTCGCGCCGATCGCATCTTCCACGTCGCGGACGCGCTGCGGGTGGGCATCTCCGCAGAGGAGCTCCACGACCTCACGGGGATCGATCCTTGGTTCCTCGGTGAGATCCGCTCGATCGTGGAGGCGGAGGCGTGGCTCGCGGAGGGGTTCCCCGATGCCGCCGGGCTCCTCCGCGCCAAGCGCCTCGGGTTCTCCGACAGGCGCATTGGCCTCCTGGCGGGCGCGACCGAGGACGAGGTCCGCGCCCGCCGCGAGGCCGCGGGGGTGAGGCCCGCCTTCCTGCGCGTCGACACCTGCGCCGCGGAGCTCGCCGCGGACACGCCGTATATGTACTCTGCATATGAATCGGCGAGCGACGCCAGCCGGAGCTCGGGGAAGCCCAAGGTCATGATCCTCGGTGGCGGCCCGAACCGCATCGGCCAGGGGATCGAGTTCGACTACTGCTGCGTGCACGCTTCGATGGCGATGCGCGACGCGGGCTTCGAGACCGTCATGGTCAACTGCAACCCGGAGACCGTGTCGACCGACTGGGACGCGTCGGACAGGCTCTACTTCGAGCCGCTCACGCTCGAGCACGTCCTCGCCATCTGGGAGGTCGAGCGCCCCGTGGGCGTGGTGGTGCAGTTCGGCGGGCAGACGCCGCTGAAGCTCGCGCGGGCCCTCGAGGCGCGCGGCGTCACGCTGCTCGGCACTACGGCCGATGCCATCGATCGTGCCGAGGAGCGAGGTCGCTTCGACGAGCTGCTGGAGAAGCTCGACCTGCGCCGCCCCAAGAGCGGTGTGGCGACTGGGCTAGCCTCGGCGGTCAAGGTGGCGGAAGACATCGGGTACCCGGTGCTCGTGCGCCCGAGCTACGTGCTCGGCGGTCGGGCGATGGCGCTCGCGCACTCGCGGGAGGAGCTCGACCGCTTCGTGAAGCTCGCCGTCGAGGCGGCGAGTGACGCGGAGGCGAAGACCATCCTCGTCGACCAGTACCTGGAGAGCGCCGTGGAGGTCGACGTCGACTGCGTGGCGGACGGCCGCCGCGTCGTGATCGGCGGCGTCATGCAGCACATCGAGGAGGCCGGGGTGCACTCGGGCGACTCGGCGAGCGTGCTGCCGCCCCACTCGTTGGGCCCGGAGATCGAGCTCGCGATCGAGGAGCAGACGCGGAGGCTCGCCCTCGAGCTCGGCGTCGTGGGGCTCATGAACGTGCAGTTCGCCGTCAAGGGTGGCGAGGTCTACGTGTTGGAGGTGAACCCCCGCGCGAGCCGCACCGTGCCCTTCGTGTCGAAGGCGACCGGCCGCCCGCTCGCGAAGATCGCGGCGAAGGTGATGTTGGGCGTCACCCTCGACGATCAGGGCGTGGCCGATCTCCCGGCCCCGAGACACGTGGCCGTGAAGGAGAGCGTCCTGCCTTTCGCGAAGTTCCCCGGGGTGGACACCATCCTCGGGCCCGAGATGCGCTCGACCGGCGAAGTGATGGGGATCGCCGGCACGTTCGCCCGCGCGTTCGGCAAGAGCATGCTCGCGTGCGGCCTGTCGATCGCGCGACCGTCGGACGTGCCCGAAGTGTTCGTGAGCGTGAAGGACGCGGACAAGCCTCTGGCCTGTGGCCTCGCCCGACGCCTCCGCGCGCTGGGCTACGAGATCGTCGCGACACGTGGCACCGCCGCCGCGCTCGAGCGCGCGCGTGTGCCGGCGCGGGTCGTGAGCAAGGTGCGCGAGGGCTCTCCGCACGCGCTCGACGCGCTGAGCAGCGGGCGGGTGGGGCTCGTTGTGAACACCACGGTCGGAGCGGGCAGCGTGCGGGACAGCTACTCGCTGCGGAGGCAGGCGGTGCTGCAAAACTTGCCCTACTTCACGACCATGGCCGCCGCGCTGGCGGCGTGCGATGCGCTCGAGGCGACGAGCGGCAGCGGGGCGGCCCCGGCGGTCCGATCGCTGCAAGAGTGGGGGTCCACCTAG
- a CDS encoding MATE family efflux transporter has product MEKPNSVELRLLDGPTYPTILRLAMPTVIAMLSQSAVNEIDVVFFARLPGCDGSTAQAALLPSLILVWLFGGSLSAISVGTQALTARRYAEQKPEAAGAVLANAAWFCLLGGLILTVVAQFTVGPLLRMMNLGPEVHAVALAYSRWRVFGIIGMSMTVGVKSFFDGIGKTHVHLVAAVVMNIFNVLFCWLFIFGNLGAPRMGAPGAGFSAFVSTWIGLLIVLAFTLPERVRFSPYRRSNLSWSLTKDLLKLSLPAAASTVVMMVGFGAFSRVAGRLDEIASHSDATNVIVGACGRAEAVNGAATTNIVAIMKLTFTACIAFGTATATLVSQSLGAKRPETADRFGWGSVKLGVAIFGFIGLCEGVLFTPQIVGFITHSEAVREAAMVPMRVMGVVTPIIAMALILSEALFGAGNTVFVAIAQLCLIFLILVPLAFVFAITLKIGLLGMWMAAVLYAVLAAIVMALKFRGGQWKAIEL; this is encoded by the coding sequence ATGGAAAAACCGAACTCTGTCGAGCTGCGCCTGCTCGACGGCCCGACCTACCCCACGATCCTCCGGCTCGCGATGCCGACGGTCATCGCGATGCTCTCCCAGAGCGCAGTGAACGAGATCGACGTGGTCTTCTTCGCGCGCCTCCCGGGGTGCGACGGCTCGACGGCCCAGGCCGCGCTCCTGCCGTCGCTCATCTTGGTGTGGCTCTTCGGGGGCTCGCTGTCGGCGATCAGCGTGGGCACCCAGGCGCTCACCGCGCGACGCTACGCGGAGCAGAAGCCCGAGGCCGCCGGGGCCGTGCTCGCGAACGCCGCGTGGTTCTGCCTCCTCGGGGGGCTCATCCTCACGGTGGTCGCGCAGTTCACGGTAGGCCCGCTGCTCCGCATGATGAACCTCGGCCCGGAGGTGCACGCGGTGGCGCTCGCGTACTCGCGCTGGCGAGTGTTCGGCATCATCGGCATGTCGATGACCGTCGGCGTGAAGTCGTTCTTCGACGGCATCGGCAAGACCCACGTCCACCTCGTGGCGGCCGTGGTGATGAACATCTTCAACGTGCTCTTCTGCTGGCTCTTCATCTTCGGGAACCTCGGCGCCCCGAGGATGGGCGCGCCCGGCGCCGGGTTCTCGGCCTTCGTCTCGACGTGGATCGGCCTCCTCATCGTGCTGGCGTTCACCTTGCCAGAGCGCGTCCGCTTCTCGCCGTATCGCCGCTCGAACCTCTCCTGGAGCCTCACGAAAGACCTGCTCAAGCTCTCGCTGCCCGCGGCGGCGTCGACGGTGGTCATGATGGTGGGGTTCGGGGCCTTCTCGCGGGTCGCGGGGCGGCTCGACGAGATCGCCTCGCACTCCGACGCGACGAACGTGATCGTCGGCGCGTGCGGCCGCGCCGAGGCGGTCAACGGGGCCGCGACCACGAACATCGTGGCCATCATGAAGCTCACCTTCACGGCCTGCATCGCGTTCGGGACGGCCACGGCCACGCTGGTGAGCCAGTCGCTCGGCGCGAAGAGACCCGAGACCGCAGACCGCTTCGGGTGGGGCAGCGTGAAGCTTGGCGTGGCCATTTTCGGCTTCATCGGGCTGTGCGAGGGCGTGCTCTTCACCCCGCAGATCGTCGGGTTCATCACCCACTCCGAGGCCGTGCGCGAGGCCGCCATGGTGCCCATGCGCGTCATGGGCGTGGTCACGCCCATCATCGCGATGGCGCTCATCCTGAGCGAGGCGCTGTTCGGCGCGGGGAACACGGTGTTCGTCGCCATCGCGCAGCTGTGCCTCATCTTCCTCATCCTCGTGCCCCTCGCGTTCGTCTTCGCGATCACGCTGAAGATCGGGCTGCTCGGGATGTGGATGGCGGCGGTGCTCTACGCCGTCCTCGCGGCCATCGTCATGGCGCTGAAGTTCCGCGGCGGGCAGTGGAAGGCCATCGAGCTCTGA
- a CDS encoding lytic transglycosylase domain-containing protein, whose amino-acid sequence MTAPPPRRARAVGAALVALAAAASMVAVSCRRGVVEPTRALAPTDAEAGNELQRRAAADGGSAPKAGRSALRPALADARMAGVREALRAHDAPGAARLAGAALYRSDLSLEDRCTFALLAGRLALASGEPPAAAAAFTAAAAPPCPLAPYAKLGGARAALAVRSYDLAAELAGASAAAGVAAAEDAQMVQAEALAASGKRPQALVLWRQVLASSPRGPHWVEAAGHAASTLADGDASAAPEAYALASRVLLETPHRAEHVGARASRARAAGPAKRPVELDLEERVGASRGWLEAGDHARALAESSALFVDPKLSPAGACAAAIVRAQATARAAKSAAQADAWGDALPKCDAQPELVTALYNGAKASVSAKRPQEALARFAEVERRFADHRLADDAALRAALVVAEHGGEAEAVSRLVQLAERYPTGDMRGEALFRAALFALRAGDDAAAKPLLERVDALFPDDRHWATAGRASFFRARIAERAGDPAAARALFVATLERAPLSFYMGRGYAHLAERDLAGARAELARVAARDTAVAFAAPSRELLQSAPFQRALRLLEAHDLEAAKREFAAAHALGDAAPAEAVWEVGALFDQVEAWEIGHGFSRGRVHDHLARLPEGAFRGLWETAYPKAFAGEVARGSATHGVRASLLWGVMREESSFVADIRSPANAYGLMQLIPSTAKWISGGAVTHESELKRPEVSVDLGARLLAKLLEQHHHPALAVAAYNAGSGAVNRWVSGRTTEEIELFVELIPYEETRNYVKRVLGTASAYAYLYDRDRLDDALRLPSRVLP is encoded by the coding sequence GTGACCGCCCCGCCGCCGCGACGAGCGCGCGCCGTCGGCGCGGCGCTCGTCGCGCTCGCCGCGGCGGCCTCGATGGTCGCCGTCTCGTGCCGGCGCGGCGTGGTCGAGCCCACGCGCGCGCTGGCGCCCACGGACGCGGAGGCCGGCAACGAGCTTCAGCGGCGCGCTGCCGCCGACGGCGGCAGCGCGCCCAAGGCCGGCCGAAGCGCGCTGCGACCGGCCCTCGCGGACGCCCGCATGGCGGGTGTCCGCGAGGCCCTGCGGGCCCACGACGCCCCGGGCGCGGCGCGCCTGGCGGGCGCGGCGCTTTATAGATCCGATCTATCGCTCGAGGACCGCTGCACCTTCGCGCTGCTGGCGGGACGCCTCGCCCTCGCGAGCGGCGAGCCGCCCGCCGCGGCCGCCGCGTTCACCGCCGCCGCCGCGCCTCCGTGCCCGCTCGCGCCCTACGCGAAGCTCGGCGGCGCGCGCGCCGCGCTCGCCGTCCGGTCGTACGACCTCGCGGCCGAGCTCGCCGGGGCCTCCGCGGCCGCCGGCGTCGCCGCGGCCGAGGACGCGCAGATGGTGCAGGCCGAGGCGCTCGCCGCGTCGGGCAAGCGCCCGCAGGCGCTGGTGCTCTGGCGCCAGGTGCTCGCGTCGTCGCCGCGTGGCCCCCACTGGGTCGAGGCCGCGGGGCACGCGGCCTCGACCCTCGCGGACGGCGACGCGAGCGCGGCGCCAGAGGCGTACGCGCTCGCGTCGCGCGTGCTGCTCGAGACGCCCCACCGGGCCGAGCACGTCGGCGCGCGCGCGTCCCGCGCGCGCGCCGCCGGGCCCGCCAAGCGGCCCGTCGAGCTCGACCTCGAGGAGCGGGTCGGCGCGTCGCGCGGGTGGCTCGAGGCGGGCGACCACGCGCGCGCGCTCGCGGAATCTTCAGCTCTCTTCGTCGACCCGAAGCTGTCGCCGGCGGGGGCGTGCGCCGCGGCGATCGTGCGCGCGCAGGCGACAGCGCGCGCCGCCAAGAGCGCGGCTCAGGCCGACGCGTGGGGCGACGCTCTCCCGAAGTGCGACGCCCAGCCCGAGCTTGTCACCGCGCTCTACAACGGCGCGAAGGCCAGCGTGAGCGCGAAGCGCCCGCAAGAGGCGCTGGCGCGCTTCGCCGAGGTCGAGCGTAGGTTCGCCGACCACCGCCTGGCCGACGACGCCGCGCTGCGCGCCGCGCTGGTCGTGGCGGAGCACGGGGGCGAGGCCGAGGCCGTGTCGCGGCTGGTCCAGCTCGCCGAGCGCTACCCGACCGGCGACATGCGCGGAGAGGCCCTCTTTCGCGCGGCCCTCTTCGCGCTCCGCGCGGGAGACGACGCCGCCGCGAAGCCCCTGCTCGAGCGCGTCGACGCCCTCTTCCCCGACGACCGCCACTGGGCGACCGCCGGTCGCGCGTCGTTCTTTCGGGCGCGGATCGCCGAGCGCGCGGGCGACCCGGCCGCCGCGCGGGCGCTCTTCGTGGCGACGCTCGAGCGCGCGCCGCTCTCGTTCTACATGGGCCGGGGCTACGCCCACCTCGCCGAGCGCGACCTGGCGGGGGCGCGCGCCGAGCTCGCCCGCGTGGCCGCCCGCGACACCGCCGTCGCGTTCGCCGCGCCCTCGCGCGAGCTCTTGCAGTCCGCGCCCTTCCAGCGCGCCCTACGGCTCCTCGAGGCGCACGACCTCGAGGCCGCGAAGCGCGAGTTCGCAGCGGCGCACGCCCTCGGCGATGCGGCGCCCGCCGAGGCGGTGTGGGAAGTCGGCGCGCTGTTCGACCAGGTCGAGGCCTGGGAGATAGGCCACGGGTTCTCTCGCGGGCGCGTGCACGACCACCTCGCGCGTCTCCCGGAGGGCGCGTTTCGCGGCCTGTGGGAGACCGCGTACCCGAAGGCGTTCGCCGGTGAGGTCGCGCGGGGCTCCGCCACCCACGGCGTGCGGGCCTCGCTTCTCTGGGGCGTCATGCGCGAGGAGTCGAGCTTCGTCGCCGACATCCGCAGCCCGGCGAACGCGTACGGGCTGATGCAGCTCATCCCGTCCACGGCCAAGTGGATCTCCGGCGGCGCCGTGACGCACGAGTCGGAGCTCAAGCGCCCCGAGGTGTCGGTCGACCTCGGGGCGAGATTGCTCGCGAAGTTGCTCGAGCAGCACCACCACCCGGCGCTCGCCGTCGCCGCGTACAACGCGGGCTCCGGCGCCGTGAACCGCTGGGTGTCCGGGCGCACGACCGAGGAGATCGAGCTGTTCGTCGAGCTCATCCCCTACGAGGAGACCCGCAACTACGTGAAGCGCGTGCTCGGCACGGCCTCCGCGTACGCGTACCTCTACGACCGCGATCGCCTCGACGACGCGCTGCGGCTGCCCTCGAGGGTGCTCCCTTGA